TGCATATTGGCCTGGCGTGTGGGGACCTTGTCCAAATCAATGATCATCCCGTGGGCGTCCTTCGCGCTCATTTCAGAGGTGGAGCAGATAATACCAGCCGCCCCCATATCTTGTATACCGATCACATGACCGGTGGCAATGATTTCAAGAGTGGCTTCAAGCAGTAATTTTTCCATGAATGGATCACCTACCTGAACGGCAGGTAATTTTTCATTGGATTTGTCAGTGATATCCTCCGAAGCAAACGTTGCGCCGTGGATACCATCTTTCCCTGTGGCTGATCCGACAATAAAAACAGGATTGCCTACACCATAGGAAGTGGCCTTTGCCACCTTGCCAATTTCCACAATGCCAGCAGAAAATGCGTTGACAAGCGGATTTGTGTTATAGGATTCGTCAAAGAAAAGCTCTCCACCCACGGTTGGTATTCCAAAGGCATTTCCGTAGTCGCCAATGCCCTTCACCACACCTTTCACCAGCCATTTGGTTTTTGCCAGTTCGGGATTTCCGAACCTGAGCGAATTGAGCTGGGCAATAGGACGGGCGCCCATGGTGAAGATATCCCTGTTAATCCCCCCCACGCCGGTGGCAGCTCCCTGATAGGGTTCCAGTGCGGAAGGGTGGTTGTGCGATTCAATTTTGAAACTGCAAGCCAGTCCGTCACCAATATCCACCAGTCCGGCATTTTCTTCACCGGCTTTGGCTAACATGCGGTCGCTTTCTTTGGGTAATTTTTTAAGCCAGACGATCGAGTTCTTATAGGAGCAATGCTCGGACCACATCACAGAAAAAATACTCAGTTCCGTGAAGTTGGGTGTACGACCTAAAATGTCCTTTATTTTATCAAACTCTTCTGGAAGAACGCCAAGTTTGCGGGCCGTTTCGACGGTAGGGAGGGCATTGCCATCCTGTATTTCGGTAGTTGACACTTTATTCTGGTTTTACGGTAGTTATTAAATGGCAACGCTAAAACGAACTGCCAAAACTAAGGCGCAAAATTAAGGTATTAGATCAAGAGAAACGATATTGGGATAAAAATTATCAGAAACTATTGTGTATTTATTTTTTCTCATTACTTTTGCACCACATTTAGCACACGGCTAAAGTAGAAAAGAGAGATGGCAGAGTGGTCGATTGCGACGGTCTTGAAAACCGTTGACTGTAACAGGTCCGGGGGTTCGAATCCCTCTCTCTCTGCGGATTTAAGTAAAATGGTCTTTACCATGTAGAAAGCCACTCAGCAAACTGGGTGGCTTTCTTGCTTTTAACATCAAATCTACTTTCCTCACATAACGGTTACGTCAGGGGTTACGTCTAAAATATGCCGGTTACGGCAATTTTTACTCACCACACCAACCTTTAAAAGTACCGTGATTAATCACCTTCCCCCAATGAAAGTGTTGTTCTGGTTTCGCAAGTCGGAAGCCAAAAGCCAAACTCTTAATTCTGATCCTGTTGGAACGATTCAATGTCGAATTACTATCGACAATGATGAAACCGAAATAGGATCGACCCAAATTTCCTGTAAAAAATCTTGTTGGGATTCTACAAACCAAGTTATTCTTGGAAAATTACAACGTATAGTCCGAGCGAACCAGAGGCTGAATGATATTTCATCAAAGCTATACCGGCTCTATGATATACTTAACACCAAATATGAGTTTGTAACAACTCCTGTGGTTAAGGAATATTACCTGAGTAAAAGAAAATTCACTTATAGTATTGCAGAAATCACAGCGGCATTTTTGGAGCACCGCCAGAAGCAAGCGGATCAGAAAGTGATTACGGAATCTACTTTGAGCGTGAATACAAACTACACGAGGCATATCTTGGATTATTGTATGCTGGTAAAGATCTCTAAACCCACCCAAATAGGTGCTACTTTCTTTTCAGATCTGTTCGACTTTATGATTGATGATAACCGCAGTCAGGAAAGATTTGCAAGAAAGGTTACCGCATTTGCCAAGCAGGTGTTAAAGTGGGGGAAAAGAAAGGGCTTATGTCCGCAGCTTACATGCTTTGATGAAGATTTGCCAGGTACAGCGGATTCCGAAGACTATCTCGATACGACCCATTTGAGTATTATTCAGCTTGATAAACTTCTGAGATTTGACTTTAATAAACTGGTAAAGGGCAATATTCTAACCAGAGAAAGTGCTGAAACGCTAGGGGAGGAGCGGGACGCTTTTGTCTTCAACTGTTTTACTGGTATGCACCATTGCGATTATCGTGATAAAAAGTTTCAGCTGGAGTATTATAAAGAAGTGTTGTTCCTTAAAGGTAAAAGAAGAAAGACAAAAAAGCCCTTTGTAATTAAACTTCTTGCACCTGCGGTTGATATCCTTAAGAGATATGGTCATGAGCTTTCAAAGCTTCCTGTCAAAAGCAATCAGAAGCGAAATGCGACCTTAAAACTAGTCGCTCTTTATGCTCAGATACCACTTGTGTTGACCACAAAAATAGCCCGGAAGACATTTTGCGATCTAGCTTTGAATGAAATGATGATGACTCAGGACGATGTGGCAGCTTGCCTGGGATTAAGTTCTACCCGTTATCTTAAGAACTATGGTAGGATACGTGAAAAACGGCTGTTGAAGGTCATGAAGAGCTGGGAATCTCTGCATCAGGCAGCATCCTAAATTATTTGTAAACACCCAGTTTAAGCTGGGTGTTACCTTAGAGAAAGACTCCTCAATAATTCCAAGTCAAACACTCTACCTTTGTTTTGGCCTCTTTCCTTCTCCCATCCACGGCCAGCGTTTTGGTATGATCCTCGGATTTCCATTTGAAGCGGCTGCGATAATCCAGCAGTGCATTTTCCGGATAACTACTCAAAAGAAACTTACCCTTCATTTGTGAGCAGGCTTCCAGCAGATTTATAAAATCCTGCTCAGTGTAACCCTTGTAGGGTCCTTGATCCGAGGACACATAGGGAGGATCCAGGTAAAAGAAGCTTTCCGGGCTATCATAAGCCTTAATGACTTTGAGCACGTCATAGCTCTCAATGGTCACGCGCTTCAGCCTCTGCTGATAATCCTCGGTGAACCGGTTTTTTTGATTGAAAAGCTTCAAAGCACAGGTTCCATGCCTGTCATAACCAAAACCACCACCGATCATGCTGCCAAAGCTCATATTACTTTGAACCCAAACCGACCAGGCACATGCAACGGGATTGGTAACATCCTGCAACTGGGAAATATAAAATTGATCCGATTCTTTGTGCTGTGCCCGGCTATGAAAGGTTTCATCAACCAGGCGCTGAATTTCTTCGAAGTCGTATTTGAGCACTTTGTAGAAGGTCATTAACCGGTTACTGATATCATTGACGACTTCCGCTGGTGAAGGAGCCTTTGCCCAAAACACAGCCCCGCCGCCAAAGAACGGCTCAACATAAAGCTGGTGTGGTGGGATCTTGGGAAGGATGTGGCGAAGCATTTTTTGTTTGCCGCCATAATAAGTAATGGGAGTTTTGAGATTTATTTCCTGTTTCATAGCTAATAGATTTAGCTGCAAAAGGAGAAAAGTTCTAATGGCAGTAAAAGGACACAATAGCGTCAGAAAATTGACATATATTTGAAAAATTGCAGAACCAGCAATTAAAAAACGGCTGTATTATGAATAAAGAATTTAGAGAGGGCATCCTGCTTGGGAGTAAGCACTATGCCAAAATCAACACAATGAGCGATCGTTGGAAGAAAAGAAATGTACCTGCCTTTATCAGAAAAGCATTACTGGTGCCCTATTATATTACAGAAGTAAATGGCTGGCACGAGCTACATATCATTCAATTTCCAATTTGTGATCGCGATAAAGTAGAATTTATCCCTTTTGCCCGATCAAGGATTCATGAAAAAGAATGTTCCGAAATTTCTGATAGCAAAAAATGAAGCTGCAAAACCTGGATCTACTTATCTGGTTCATACACAGCAGCCACCCTTTATTGGTGAGCTTCTTACATTTGATAATTTTGATCAGAGAAATCAGTATATCGAAGATAATCTTAACAAGGAGGTGATCAGTGTTACACACACCTGTCTGCTTGTGATATTAAAGTATTTGGATGAATCCACTCAGAGCAAATCTAAGCCATATTTTGAAAACAAGGTCGTGCACTGGATCATTGCCAACTATTTGAATTCTAGCGTTTTTTAGAAGTAAAAATGTTCAAGCTTTCAAAGGTCCTCACCAAGACAGGCAGTATAGTCATCAGCGCAATTATGACGGTGGTTTTCGTTATATTTTTGTACGGATTTCTTTCAGCTGATTCGTTTGACTGGTATGATTTCGGATTCTTTGTCCTGATGTGGGCAGGGATTTGTTTATTATTCTGGGCTGTATTTAAAATATTGACAATGATAAACAGCCTCGGTGATGGCAAAAAATAAAATATGCTAATTCGCTGTGTTAATCAACTGGTAGGGTTATAAGCTACTCAAAATCAAAGAAGTATAATTACCTTCTAAAAACTTGCACCCTTTTACTGATTTTGATCGGATGTAATTATCTGAAAATCGCGCAGATAGTCAGGCTTTGGTACCGTGTAAATCTTGTTTTTCCCTCTATCGAGCCCGCCCTTTGACATTTTGGAAATTTCCATTTTTAAAAAATCCGAATAGCTGTGAGGTGCCGGGGTGGGTATACTGATGCCAGCCCCGGCTGTTTGGATTTACATGAATGAAAGGTCAAAGCCCGCATCAACAGGCCTGATCCCACCCAGACAGCGCCAGGCGGCGTAGTAGTCTACGGTGTCAGACAGGTGGGTGGCCCGCTCCTGGTCGGCGTCCTTCTTCTCGCTTGACTTGTCCTTCTTGTAGTCGGCTGTCAGTGGTGCACGCTGCATGGATACCAGGGTACTCTTGGCATGAACAGGATGGAAGCGCATGTGAAGCCCGTCCTGACGGCTCTCTGAGAGAATGCCCTGCATAAGTGTATGGATTTCATCCTTTAAAGGATTGTAGGTAAGCGGACATAAAACTACGTCCCAACCCGCCCGTATAAATACATCAGAAAACTCATCGAATAAAGTGATCCAGGTGCCGTCAGCTTTCTTCTTAGACTGTGCACTGGCGTTTAAGCCATTCCTATCCCCGGTGATGTAAATGACCTGCTTTTGATGTTCAGCAAGCTGGGCCAGTAGCTCGGTGGCCAGCGTCTGCGACATGGACATATCAGGCTCTGGTTC
This portion of the Dyadobacter sp. CECT 9275 genome encodes:
- a CDS encoding DNA adenine methylase; its protein translation is MKQEINLKTPITYYGGKQKMLRHILPKIPPHQLYVEPFFGGGAVFWAKAPSPAEVVNDISNRLMTFYKVLKYDFEEIQRLVDETFHSRAQHKESDQFYISQLQDVTNPVACAWSVWVQSNMSFGSMIGGGFGYDRHGTCALKLFNQKNRFTEDYQQRLKRVTIESYDVLKVIKAYDSPESFFYLDPPYVSSDQGPYKGYTEQDFINLLEACSQMKGKFLLSSYPENALLDYRSRFKWKSEDHTKTLAVDGRRKEAKTKVECLTWNY
- a CDS encoding site-specific integrase, with translation MKVLFWFRKSEAKSQTLNSDPVGTIQCRITIDNDETEIGSTQISCKKSCWDSTNQVILGKLQRIVRANQRLNDISSKLYRLYDILNTKYEFVTTPVVKEYYLSKRKFTYSIAEITAAFLEHRQKQADQKVITESTLSVNTNYTRHILDYCMLVKISKPTQIGATFFSDLFDFMIDDNRSQERFARKVTAFAKQVLKWGKRKGLCPQLTCFDEDLPGTADSEDYLDTTHLSIIQLDKLLRFDFNKLVKGNILTRESAETLGEERDAFVFNCFTGMHHCDYRDKKFQLEYYKEVLFLKGKRRKTKKPFVIKLLAPAVDILKRYGHELSKLPVKSNQKRNATLKLVALYAQIPLVLTTKIARKTFCDLALNEMMMTQDDVAACLGLSSTRYLKNYGRIREKRLLKVMKSWESLHQAAS